A single window of Liolophura sinensis isolate JHLJ2023 chromosome 6, CUHK_Ljap_v2, whole genome shotgun sequence DNA harbors:
- the LOC135467249 gene encoding von Willebrand factor A domain-containing protein 1-like, producing MATVEMDKYPWIKQTTTEKAATIETNFLLGSGGSSSGRKRRDTTVRDRDILFIVDSSGSIDSHEYNIAKTSLANLIGKICGKIGLGPQSNRAALIIFSNKPQEIFDFDDHDNLADVQAAIRNIPHISSNTCTGDALEYAKTMFTSSKGVRPDRDSVKEVVLLTDGGSNCGPDAVTKAAELQESKRVFVFAISDFRPAGKKEMETMASHPPSKHLFHVGSFLQFEDIVVTVLAYPKNCAPIVIN from the exons atggcaactgtggaaatggacaaat aTCCATGGATCAAACAGACAACTACTGAAAAGGCCGCAACAATAGAGACTAATTTTTTGTTAGGATCTGGGGGATCGTCTTCCGGTCGCAAACGCCGAGACACGACAGTAAGAGATCGTGACATTCTCTTCATCGTAGACAGCAGTGGAAGCATTGATAGCCACGAATACAACATTGCCAAAACCAGCTTGGCAAACCTAATCGGCAAAATCTGCGGCAAAATTGGTTTGGGACCGCAGAGTAATAGGGCAGCTCTGATTATCTTCTCAAATAAACCTCAGGAGATTTTTGACTTTGATGATCACGACAATTTGGCTGATGTGCAGGCTGCCATTCGCAACATACCACATATTTCGAGTAACACCTGTACGGGAGACGCTCTGGAGTACGCAAAGACAATGTTTACCTCGAGTAAAG GAGTTCGACCAGACCGGGATTCTGTCAAAGAAGTGGTACTCCTCACAGATGGCGGCTCCAACTGTGGACCTGACGCTGTGACGAAGGCGGCGGAGCTTCAGGAGAGTAAACGTGTGTTCGTCTTCGCTATCAGTGATTTCAGACCTGCAGGCAAGAAAGAAATGGAAACGATGGCCAGTCACCCGCCTTCAAAACATCTGTTTCACGTGGGATCGTTCTTACAATTTGAAGACATCGTTGTGACAGTCTTAGCCTATCCAAAGAACTGTGCCCCTATAGTGATCAATTAA